The following are encoded together in the Gordonia insulae genome:
- a CDS encoding PQ-loop repeat-containing protein codes for MNIPILAGGVATAVFAASTLPMLVKAWRTRDVRSYSPGNIALANVGNLIYLVYVLDLPVGPALILHLFHSMASVLMLYWYLRHVVLPDRRPAGDEVHGSAADHLTEEARGLVQRLS; via the coding sequence ATGAACATCCCGATTCTCGCCGGAGGTGTCGCCACCGCAGTCTTCGCGGCCAGCACGCTGCCGATGCTGGTCAAGGCATGGCGGACCAGGGACGTGAGGTCCTACAGTCCCGGCAACATCGCCCTGGCAAACGTCGGCAACCTCATCTACCTCGTCTATGTGCTCGATCTGCCGGTCGGGCCGGCGCTGATCCTGCACCTGTTCCACAGCATGGCCAGTGTGCTGATGCTCTACTGGTATCTCCGTCATGTGGTGCTCCCGGACCGGCGACCCGCGGGCGACGAGGTGCACGGGTCAGCGGCTGACCACCTGACCGAGGAAGCCCGCG